The following coding sequences are from one Streptomyces sp. NBC_01294 window:
- the yajC gene encoding preprotein translocase subunit YajC: protein MNLVTLLPFIVLIGAMFLMTRSAKKKQQAAAQMRDQMTPGTGVRTIGGMYATVKEIGDDTVTLEVSPGVHAIFAKNAIGAVLEDAEYNRIVHGISDDVTTDTPVVPDDASSLTEAPKADLTKDEDEAPKLDLGKKDEPKGDDEPKDGKTDGEAGAK from the coding sequence ATGTTCCTGATGACCCGCTCCGCGAAGAAGAAGCAGCAGGCTGCAGCGCAGATGCGCGACCAGATGACGCCCGGCACCGGGGTCCGCACCATCGGCGGCATGTACGCCACGGTGAAGGAGATCGGTGACGACACGGTCACCCTCGAGGTGTCTCCCGGCGTCCACGCGATCTTCGCGAAGAACGCCATCGGCGCCGTTCTCGAGGACGCGGAGTACAACCGCATCGTCCACGGCATCAGCGACGACGTGACGACCGACACGCCGGTCGTCCCGGACGACGCCTCCTCCCTCACCGAGGCTCCGAAGGCGGACCTCACCAAGGACGAGGACGAGGCTCCCAAGCTCGACCTGGGCAAGAAGGACGAGCCCAAGGGCGACGACGAGCCCAAGGACGGCAAGACCGACGGCGAGGCCGGCGCGAAGTAG